TCAACTGTTTTCATAATCCGGTAGTGTTCGGTAGAGGTGGATGGCTTCTGAAAAATAAAACTATCCATCTCATATGATGCCTAACCATGGTTTTTACATAAAGTTCCCTCGTCAATCGTAGTGCTGTCGGCCAATAGGTTGCACCTTGAATTCACCTGTTTCGTCTACGCCATTATCCCTTGACATTTCGTAGGGGTGTGGTATAATGCTAAGTACATATGTCGAACGAAGGTTGGGGAATACTGTCATATACTATCTTTCCCAAAGGAGTGACGCTAACATGCGTGTTCCTGATGAAGTTAGACAGTGTGTTGTATTTGTAGGTTTGCCAGTTTCTCAACCTAATGGACAGGTAGCCTTATCATTTAAGGGAACTGCCTTTTTTGTTGCAGTTCCCTCGGCTGTGATTCCGGGGAACAGTTATATGTGCCTAGTAACGGCTAAACATGTGGCTGTTGCACTTGAGGGTAAACCATTCCTAGTCCGAGTCAATACAAAAGATGGAGGTTCACAGTTAATAAGAGGCGAGGGGGCAAAATGGTGGTATCATCCCATTGACTCATCTGTGGATGTTGCTGTTATCCCTTGGGTGCCCCCTGAACAGGTTGAATACATTCCAATCCCAGATACCATGTTCCTTTCCGATGAAATAATTCGGAGCAAGGGTATTGGAACTGGGGACGAAGTTTTTATCACAGGGCTTTTTGCGTATCTCGCTGGGTCTTCAAGGAATCAACCAATAATACGTATGGGGAATATTGCAATGATGCCGGGCGAGCCAGTTGTAACCAAGGAATTTGGCAATATTGAGGCATATTTGATTGAAGCTAGGTCTATTGGTGGGTTAAGTGGGTCGCCAGCATTTGTTAGAGAGACAAGTCCGTTCGGCAGGGTCGGCGCCTTTTATTTCCTCGGATTGATGCATGGGCACTGGGATATCCCACCTGAGTCCAAGAATGACCAGTTAGTAATGGACAGTGACAAAAATGGTCAGGTAAATATAGGTATAGCCATTGTGATACCGGCGAAGAAAATTCTGGAGGTTCTTAATCAGCCAGCTTTGGTTCAAGCGAGAAAACAGAACGATGAAAACTGGCAAAAGCAACACACGCCAACTCTGGATGACCAAATTAAGTTGTCGGAGCAAAAAGAAGAAACACCAAAGTAGCTTTCTTATCACACTAATGGAGGGCGCTAATGGCCAAGCATCCTTTGATGAAGCAACCCCTAACTAAGAAGCGGTTTGAAAGTCTCCTAAAGAAGGCTGCTCAACCTGTTTCAGAGTGGCAACACGCTCCAAAAGAGACAGGAATAGTGGAGTCTCGTCCTTCCGATGATTGTAGCGGTAAACGTAAGAGTCGAGGTAAGACTGAAGATAAAGAGGGCTGACCGAGTGATTAACGCCACTGATACCACGCTTGATGTTACTCCAGAGCGATTCAATAGTGTTGACGTGGGCAGTCCCATTAACATACTGTTTGGCAGCATGTTGAACTATTTCATGGGCATATCCCAATCTTTCGATATGATTGTAGCTGGCAAGTTCATCCGTAAAGATAACTGTCTTGCCCTCTCTGGCAATCCTAGCTTCAATCATGGGCAGCAATGTTCGGGCTTGAACATTGGGAACTACCTTGGTGATTGCATTTCCGTCACGCTCCACCATGCCCATGACAATCGCCTTGCCAGATGCACCACGGCCACGCTTACCTGGTTTTCTACCACCAAAATAGGACTCGTCAACTTCAACCTGTCCAGTAAGCGGATTAACATTCTCGGACATGAGTTTGCGAATCTGATTGAATATACGCCATGCTGTTTTGTAGGTGACACCCAGTTCCCTCTGAAGTTGTTTGGCAGAGATCCCCGTCTTAGTAGAGGACATTAGGAAGATAGCATGGAACCAAGAGCAGAGAGGCGTATCGGATTTGTGGAAGATAGTCCCCGCAGTCGGAGAGATACCCCTACCACAAAACTCACAGGCGTAGAATTTTCCTCCAGACCTCTTGTAGTGTTTAGTTACCTTCACGCATTTATCGCAATAAACGCCATTTGGAAAGCGAAGTTTGAAAAGGAAATCAAGACAAGCATCATCATTCGGGAATTGTTCATTAAAGTTTTTTGTAGTATAGGTTTTCATCTCTTTTCTCCAATCTCATCTTATACCTACACTATAGCATAAACAATACGAAATGTCAAGGGATAATTGCGTTCGTCTATGAAAGCACGGTAGATTTGATCAATGGATTCTGTTGGCACATCTGCCCGAATACTTACAGTAGAAACAAAGCCATCTTTCCTCATGTCCTGTGGCGTGTTGTTACGTGGAATGGGAAAGACATATTGATCTCCTCCGAGGTCTCTGGCATAGGGGAGATCACTCCTATAGAGGAATAACTTGGTTCTGGTCGTATCCATGGCAATAACATCAATCAGTAATTGTTCACCATAAGTCAAAGACCATGACTTCCTATATGGTGGCACATTATCGTGGGTTCCTTGTAGTGCTACCGGAAGGATGTTGGTTAAGTCTGGGTTAGATTGAGAGTGAGGTAAGATGGATGAATTCCGTAAATGTCCTGGTGTTCATATCCTTCTCTGAATAGCCCGTGAACTCCACGGCTTTGGGGTTAGCAAACTTCAGCATCCCATCCTGTACCACAACGACGGCTTCATCGGAGTTTTGCATCAGCAAGTGCCTCTCCTCTTCTGATGCCTGCAGCCTCGTCTCCGCCAGCTTCTGGGCGGTGATATCCCTGACGGAAATCAAGCCGGCGAGCCTTCCCTGATACTCTATTCTCACACCAAGGGCGCTGAGCCATATCTCCCTGCCGTCCCTGGTTATGGCCCTGAGTTCCATGACCCGCCGCATGTTCTTCTGGAACATATCTTCGGCTATCATCCTGGCTACCCGGTCTCTGTCTTCTGTGGGGATGTGGTTCAGTGGATTCAGGCCGATCATCTCCGTCGGGAACGTAAACCCGAAGATCTTGGCCATAGCTTGGTTGGCCAGTACCACCCTCCCCGTCTCAGCATCGATAACCTCCAAACCATCAAGGGTGGCCTCGAAAATGACTCTATACAGAAGCTCGCTATCCCTCTCTGCTATTTCCTTGTGTACTATCATGGTCAGATCCCTCTTCCCTTCAGTGGCCTATGAGGATTTGCCTTCATCACAGTGTTAGTCGGCTTAGATATTACATACACGATATGATCTCGTATCTCATTTATCAATAACTCTATTTTCCGCCCTGGCCACCACCCTGACAAGATACAAATGGCCCAATAAGATGACCCAAAGGGTTCATAGTTGTCTCCGGCAAGGCTTTCTATGGAGTGCCCGCATCAGGCAAGTCTTAATGAATAGGAGCATGAGCGATGGTCTATCATCTGGAGGAGTGGATGACCGACACGGCGGCACCCGGGCCAAAGGAAGATATCAAGACCAAGTGGCTTATCCTGGCGGTAGTGATGCTGGGGAGCATTATGGGGCCTCTCGATAGCAGCATCGTCAATACCGTCCTTCCATCCATTACAGGGTACTTCAATACCGAGATATCGATAGCGCAGTGGGTACCGACAGTCTATCTGTTGACCATTAGCTGCCTCATTCTGCTCTATGGCCGTCTGGGGGACATGATAGGATACCGGAGGGTTTTACTGGGTGTGTTTTGACAATGGGGCCGGGGGTGGACTATCATTTTGAGCTTGGAGTAACACTGGCAGGCGCATGAAATCTTGAAACCAGACTCTCTCTGCTCTATCCCTGGCGTCAACCATTTGGTAGATACGATTCACAGGACTTCGAAGTATTGAATACTGCTGCACGCCCTGGCGGCAGGCGCAACCCGCCCCCCCTCGACTACATCTTCCATCCCCGCTCGGTGGCCGTTGTGGGCATCTCGGCTGACTTGCCCAAGATGTGGATCAAACAGCTATACCTCGACTCTCTGCTCCAGAGTGGATACCCCGGCCAGATCTACCTGGTGAATCCGAAGGGGGGAGAGATGGCGGGTTTTCCCATCTACCGCAGCTTGAAGGACATCCCGGGACCGGTGGATCATGTCGTTATCTCTGTTCCTGCTCTGCACACCCCAAAAGTCATGGAAGACTGTCGGGATATTGGAGTCAAGGTGGTGCATGTCTTCGCATCTGGCTATGCCGAGACCGGTGAACCTGATCGTGTCGAGGTTCAGAACAGGCTGGTGGAGATAGCCCGACAGGGTAACATCCGCATTATCGGTCCCAATTGCCTGGGCATCTACTACCCCAAGGGTAAGATTGGTCTATGTCCGGACTTCCCAATAGAGGTGGGACCTGTAGGATATCTTTGCCAGAGCGGTGGCAATGTCACCTATATGGTGCGGCAAGCAGTGGCTCGCGGCCTGCGTTTCAGCAAGGTTGTCAGCTATGGCAATGCCTGCGACATCAACGAATGTGATTTGTTGGACTATTTTGCAGAGGACCCTGAAACCAAGGTGATTGCAGCCTACATTGAGGGTGTCAAAGACGGTCGCCGCCTGGTCAAGGCGTTGAACAGAGCAGCCTCTGCCAAGCCGGTGGTGGTTTTCAAAGGAGGCTTTACTGCTGGTGGACTGAGGGCTGCGGCTTCACATACAGGGTCTCTGGCAGGGACCGATGTGGTCTGGGATAGCCTCCTCAGACAGGCTGGGGCTATCAGGGTATACAGTATTGAAGAGATGGTGGACATGCTGGTGGCGTTGCTCCGTGCCAAACCTCCCAAAGGTCTGAACACCTGTGTTGTGGGACACGGAGGCGGCGCCAGTGTCATGGCTACTGATGAATTGGAGCGAGTGGGGTTGCGACTTGTCCCTATGCCGGAGGAGACAAGGTCGAAGTTAAAGGAGTTCATTGATCTGGCAAACAGTATGCTCCGCAATCCGATCGACGCTAGCCCAGTGCCGGCGCTGGATGTGATGGAGTTTTTGAATAGCCTGGGAAACCGCAAGTGGGTTGACCTGCTGCGGGAGAAGGCAGGCACAGGAGCCATGGGCCATTGGAGCCGGCTGAATGCCGTGTTAAGGGAGTGGAGTGGCCTCGATCTGGTGGTCTACCAGCACGGCTTCGACATAAGCCCAATGCCAGTGGGCGAGTGGGACATTGCCTTCGTGGTGGGTCCAATGGTTTTGGCTGCTAAAGCATGTGAATTGCCCAGCGTTGTTGTTCTCCACTCCATGGGAAATGATGATACCTGGCGGGCTTCGGCTGAATTGCGGGCACTCTGCGTAGAGTTTGGCCTCCCTCTATTCCTCTCCATGAGGGGGGCGGCTGTGGCAATCCGGAAGTTGATCGATTACTACCAGGCCTATCCAGATAGGCTTCCCAGCATCAGTGGTGGTTTTCCGCCCGCACCCTGCGGATAGCCATCTTGTTCTGGCTTTCACAATCAGGCACGCTGCTGGATTATCTTGCTGAGTGGATGGTGTGGCACAGCTTCGCCTTCAGATATGCTTCTCGGCGAACTCACCGGCTATGGGAAGTTTGTATCTCTCGCCCTGATAGGCCTTGACCATGAGCACGATCCAGAGGACAACCGCCAGGATACATGCGATCACGTAGAGGGCTGCAAACAGGGCGCCAACAAGCCACAGCTCACGAAGAACGGAAAGCACAACCATCACGGCTGTGATTGCTCCAAATGTGACTATGGACTGCATGGCATGGAAACGGATGAAATGGTTCTCCTTCTCCAAGAGTATGAATATGAGTCCGGTTACCCAACCCAGTACGTAGCAGAGCAGTCCAGCGATGTTTGGCTCCAGGCCGGTGCTGGTCCCGGTGGGCTTAGGGGCATCTGGAGCGAGAACTGAGCCACACTTCTGGCAGAATTTGCTGATTTCATCGTTTTCGGCCCCACACTTTGGACAGAACATTTTTGCCTCCTTAGTACCCCGGCGTGGCTGGGAGATAAGCTCTTCAGTTCCGAGGTGAAATAGACATGGCATGGTCAGCAGAGAGCCTGCCGATGGGCTACTTCTTGTAGGGATGCCTCCATTCCAGCTCTCCTGCATAGGCTGTGGCGAAAGCACCGACCGTGGCAATGTACACGCCCTCACGGATGGTGCCATCGTTGTCCTCTATATAGTACATGGTCTGGAAAATCAGCGCCAGTGCCAGGGCACTCAACAGAATCATGACTAGGCCCCATGCCCCGGGAGTGCCGCTCCGGGATAACACCAGCTGTCAAGACTCTTTAGAAATGACCTCCTTCTTGACTCAGTAGCGGCCCGAAAACGTTAATGGCTGGGCAATGCATAGCTTCCCGTGTTCCCTTGGTCACCGCCGGGCTCTTGCAGGCTGGCAAGCTTCGCTGGATATGCCTTGTTGAATTCTATCAGCTTCCGGATAGCTTGAGCCGCCCCTCTTAGTGTGAGGAAAAAGGGGATTCTTTCTTTCAGACACAATTCCTGTATCGTCAATGATACCTGCCATGAAGCATTGGTGGCCATGGAGTGGAAAACCACGGCCATAGGCAGTTTGCATTCCATGACAGCAGCTAATGTTGGCTCCACAGTAGTTGCAACCCAATCACCCGCGGGAATGGGCGGCGTGTCGAAGGCAAAGTGAAATATTACCAGATCCAATCCTTGCCAGTCCTCGATTGCCTCCAGGAAATCACCCCATCCTCTATCTCCCAGTGCCGCCGCCGCAACGGGGGATTCTTCCCCGGCAGGTGCGGGTTGTTCAACAAGAGAACGGTTCAGCAGTACTCCAACAAGGGGGAAAGCATCGATGGGGTTACAGAGCATACCGCCAGCCAGTGGGATGATCTCTTTCATTCTGTTTTCTGTCCCTGCTGGTATAGAGGGCAGTTTCAATCCAGCACGCTCCAGCTCATCTGTGGCGAGAACGCTGGCGCCGCCGCCGATACCCACGGCGCACGCATTCAATCCCTGTGGCGGTTTCATACGCAGCAGTGCCACCAGTACATCTGCCATTTCCTCCACGCTGTAGACTCTGATGGCCCCGGTTTGCCTTAGAAGACCCTCCCAGACACTGTCGGTCCCGGCGAGGGATCCGGTGTGGGAGGCAGTAGCCCTGCCCCCGCCCTCGGTATAACCGCCTTTGAATACTACAACAGGCTTCTTCGAAGCTGCCTTGGTGAGCGTTCTGACCAGGCGTCGACCGTCAGTGGTGCCTTCAATGTACGCGGCGATAACCCTGGTATTGGGGTCATCGGCCAGGTATTCCAGGAGGTCACACTCGTTGATATCGCAGGCGTTGCCATAGCTGATAGCTTTGCTGAAACGAAGTCCCCGCACAAGAGC
This genomic interval from Chloroflexota bacterium contains the following:
- a CDS encoding IS1595 family transposase yields the protein MKTYTTKNFNEQFPNDDACLDFLFKLRFPNGVYCDKCVKVTKHYKRSGGKFYACEFCGRGISPTAGTIFHKSDTPLCSWFHAIFLMSSTKTGISAKQLQRELGVTYKTAWRIFNQIRKLMSENVNPLTGQVEVDESYFGGRKPGKRGRGASGKAIVMGMVERDGNAITKVVPNVQARTLLPMIEARIAREGKTVIFTDELASYNHIERLGYAHEIVQHAAKQYVNGTAHVNTIESLWSNIKRGISGVNHSVSPLYLQSYLDSYVYRYNHRKDETPLFLSLLERVATLKQVEQPSLGDFQTAS
- a CDS encoding PAS domain S-box protein — protein: MIVHKEIAERDSELLYRVIFEATLDGLEVIDAETGRVVLANQAMAKIFGFTFPTEMIGLNPLNHIPTEDRDRVARMIAEDMFQKNMRRVMELRAITRDGREIWLSALGVRIEYQGRLAGLISVRDITAQKLAETRLQASEEERHLLMQNSDEAVVVVQDGMLKFANPKAVEFTGYSEKDMNTRTFTEFIHLTSLSI
- a CDS encoding MFS transporter, which translates into the protein MVYHLEEWMTDTAAPGPKEDIKTKWLILAVVMLGSIMGPLDSSIVNTVLPSITGYFNTEISIAQWVPTVYLLTISCLILLYGRLGDMIGYRRVLLGVF
- a CDS encoding CoA-binding protein, with the translated sequence MNTAARPGGRRNPPPLDYIFHPRSVAVVGISADLPKMWIKQLYLDSLLQSGYPGQIYLVNPKGGEMAGFPIYRSLKDIPGPVDHVVISVPALHTPKVMEDCRDIGVKVVHVFASGYAETGEPDRVEVQNRLVEIARQGNIRIIGPNCLGIYYPKGKIGLCPDFPIEVGPVGYLCQSGGNVTYMVRQAVARGLRFSKVVSYGNACDINECDLLDYFAEDPETKVIAAYIEGVKDGRRLVKALNRAASAKPVVVFKGGFTAGGLRAAASHTGSLAGTDVVWDSLLRQAGAIRVYSIEEMVDMLVALLRAKPPKGLNTCVVGHGGGASVMATDELERVGLRLVPMPEETRSKLKEFIDLANSMLRNPIDASPVPALDVMEFLNSLGNRKWVDLLREKAGTGAMGHWSRLNAVLREWSGLDLVVYQHGFDISPMPVGEWDIAFVVGPMVLAAKACELPSVVVLHSMGNDDTWRASAELRALCVEFGLPLFLSMRGAAVAIRKLIDYYQAYPDRLPSISGGFPPAPCG
- a CDS encoding DUF4870 domain-containing protein, with amino-acid sequence MEPNIAGLLCYVLGWVTGLIFILLEKENHFIRFHAMQSIVTFGAITAVMVVLSVLRELWLVGALFAALYVIACILAVVLWIVLMVKAYQGERYKLPIAGEFAEKHI
- a CDS encoding CoA-binding protein, with product MMNQPGLEYIFHPRSIAVAGLSPDPYGTWLNQVYLDSPLKMGFKGPIYPINPKGGHIGRLPVYASLKDVPGPVDYVISCIPARHTPKLMEDCRDAGVKVMQLYTAGFAETGEPQGIDLQKRLLEIARSSGIPIIGPNCMGIYCPDSGINFSMDFPRESGPLGILCQSGGNTAYIIRSALVRGLRFSKAISYGNACDINECDLLEYLADDPNTRVIAAYIEGTTDGRRLVRTLTKAASKKPVVVFKGGYTEGGGRATASHTGSLAGTDSVWEGLLRQTGAIRVYSVEEMADVLVALLRMKPPQGLNACAVGIGGGASVLATDELERAGLKLPSIPAGTENRMKEIIPLAGGMLCNPIDAFPLVGVLLNRSLVEQPAPAGEESPVAAAALGDRGWGDFLEAIEDWQGLDLVIFHFAFDTPPIPAGDWVATTVEPTLAAVMECKLPMAVVFHSMATNASWQVSLTIQELCLKERIPFFLTLRGAAQAIRKLIEFNKAYPAKLASLQEPGGDQGNTGSYALPSH